GATTTAATTTTGAGGAACCTTTATGCACCTTACTGATCCCACAACCCTTACCGAGGTTGTACTTGATGGACACTTTGCTCGCATTGAAGCAGATGAAAGCTATCGACAACTTATTCCAATCCCCACCGAACACCACTTTCGCCGCACCGATGATGGTTACCAAGTAGACGCAGGTGATCATAGCTTTGCCGCACAGCGAGTAGCTTGTGTTCAAGATGATCAATGGCAGTGGCAGCGTGAAGCTCCTTTTGCCGTAGCAGAGCTTCATGGTCAGCTACCCGCCACCAATGAGCTTATCGATGCTGCCCGTACTATTTTTGGGCCCGGACCGGCTTTTCTTGTGCCCACCGATACTGGTTATGATGTCATTATTATCGACTGCACTATTCTTATCCCGATTCGACAAACCCTTGCGCTCGGGTTGGCTCATTTTAATGCCCAAAACTCAACTACTGAGGTAATACGTGCTCTTACTGCCTATGCCGGTAGGCGTGACCTTGATATTCGTATTCTTCACAATCAGGTTGATATTGCTGAAAATGGCCATATTCATAGCATTGATCTAACTACTCGTAGCCTCATTGGTGCGATGAATATTGATGAACTCTATGCTCGCACAGCATTAATGTCTCAAGAATCGCAATTTCTTTTCCATGCCCGCCACCCACAACCACTGTGCGCACTAAACGCAAAAGAATCTACCTGTACGATAAATAATCAGATTTACCATGCAGTATTAGTGGCAACACTACGCGATAATGTGTGGTGGTGGTCTTATGATGATCCGCGTACAAGCAAACTGCCAATTTCTCAAGGTGCCCTAGAAATCAAACGTTTTGCCACCGATTACGCAATCCCTGAACTACTACGCACAGAAACCTCTTCCGCACAAGCAC
This DNA window, taken from Corynebacterium kutscheri, encodes the following:
- a CDS encoding DUF6882 domain-containing protein, whose amino-acid sequence is MHLTDPTTLTEVVLDGHFARIEADESYRQLIPIPTEHHFRRTDDGYQVDAGDHSFAAQRVACVQDDQWQWQREAPFAVAELHGQLPATNELIDAARTIFGPGPAFLVPTDTGYDVIIIDCTILIPIRQTLALGLAHFNAQNSTTEVIRALTAYAGRRDLDIRILHNQVDIAENGHIHSIDLTTRSLIGAMNIDELYARTALMSQESQFLFHARHPQPLCALNAKESTCTINNQIYHAVLVATLRDNVWWWSYDDPRTSKLPISQGALEIKRFATDYAIPELLRTETSSAQAQLLHFDEVAKPIIKHWAHAFVHFDDDTSALVLLDGPALRLPQPTVYATQATLNTLNDTTDRATAINSYALFRGIPLETDEFHTTATLSLSDGTIEVSLG